A window of Syntrophaceae bacterium genomic DNA:
CTCCTCGTTCATGGTGCTCGCGAAGACGCGGCGCACCGTCTCCTCGAAGATCTCGTAGCGCCTCTCCGGCGTGCCCTGGTTGACGCAGAAGTAGCTCTCGTACTTGCCGGCGAAGGCATTGCCGAATGAGTCCTCCAGGAGACTGCTGGAGCGCACGATGATCGGCGACTGGCCGAAGTGCTCGAGCATCCGCTGGAACTGTTCCGTCACCTCCCGCGGAAACGTCCCGGCGAGCATCCGGGACCGGAGCTCGCGGCCGCTCTCGAAGTAGCCCTCCCGCGTCTTGTGGGCCATGAGGGTTTTCCACCACCCGTTGTGGACGATGTAGGAGTAGAACACGTCGGAGCCGACGAAGTAGGAGTCGTGCAGCTCGAGGTGCGTCTGCCAGTCGAAGTCCCGGTCCCGGCGGAGGATGTTGCGCGCCAGGAGCATGCCCACCGCCTTGCCGCCGATGAACCCCGTGCCGATCAGCCGGTCCTTGATGTCGAGGAGATCCTCGAGGGTGAAGTGCTCCCGGACGAGGGACAGCATGCGTTTCTCCCGGCCGATCAGGACCCGCGAGAGCTGGTCGACGAGCGTCTGCCTCTCCCCGGCGGCCGATTCGTCGCCGGCGATCTCCCGGGCCTTGAGAAACAGCCTGTCCCAGTAGTCGAGGTGCCTCTCGGCGTCGACGGCGCTCCGGTCGGCAAGGTGGGCGAAGAGCCGGGCGGCGTCCGCGCTGTTCACGATCGGGACGAAGTCCTCGCCCTCCCGGATGTGGGGCAAAAACATGGTCAGGGAGTATCGCTGCCAGCACTTCAGGGGGTGCACGCAGGTCTTCCCCTCGCTGTTGTGGACGTCGATGAGGACCTGCGTCGTCTCCCGGATGCGCGCGACGGTCTTGAAGGAATGGCGGCCCCGGAGGATGGCGAAGTAGGCCACCGTGTTGAGCTCGAAGAGATACGGGCAGGTGATGACGAAGAAATTGCCGATCATCATGTCCGTCGCCCAGGCGAGAAGCAGGTCCGAAAGGGAGTCGAAGACGTAGAACACGTCCCGGCCCTCCTGGCGGATGATGTTGTGGACCTGCGTGGAGAAGGATTCGAACCCCGCATCGGGGTTGAGCTTGTAGACGGCCACCCGCCGCGTCTCCTCGAGCAGGGGGGCGTGGCGGGCAAAGCGCATGTAGACGACCCGCCTGTTGTTTTCAAGGGCTTCCTTGACAAAGGGGCTGACGAACCCCCTGTAATCCTCGATGGAGTCGACCTGGAGGACCACGTTGTCGCCTGTCTGCAGGTGGCCGATGACGTGGTCGAGCCCCTTGATGCCCGTGCTGACGAGGGAAAAGGTTCTCATGGCGCCCCCTGTCCGGTTCGTTGGGGCGCATCATATCAGAATCCCCGCCGTTTTCCATTGTTTTTATGACCAAAATGTATTAACGTTGCCGCAACACAAGAAATGTTTCAAATTTGTTCCACATGAGCAGTCACACCTTCGAGGAACTGGCGGCCCTGCACGCCATTGCCAAGGCCCTGGCGCAGCCATGGGACCTGCGGGACCAGCTCGAGCGGGTCCTCGCCGAGATGAGCACCCGTCTCGGCATGCAGCGGGGGATGATCTCCCTCCTGGACCGCGACTCGGGCGAGGCCATGCTGGAGGTGGCCCATGGGGTCGACCTGGAGGGCATGGAGGTCACCTACAGGGCCGGCGAGGGGGTCACCGGCAAGGTGGCGCAGACGGGCCGGCCCATCGCGGTCCCGAGCCTGGGGCGGGACAGTCTTTTCCTGGACCGCACCGGGGCCCGCAGGCACCTGAAAAACCGCGACGAACTGGCCTTCCTGTGCGTCCCGATCATCTATGATTCCCGCGTGGTGGGCATCCTGTCGGCCGACAAGGCGGCAGCGGAGGTTGCTGACATGGACCGCGAGCTGGCCGTCCTGTCCTCCGTGGCGGAGCTGATCGCCAAGGCGGTCCATTTCCTGGCCCTCGAGGACGAGAACCGGCGCCTGCGGCGCATGGTCAGCCCTGGGGACGGGGCCGGCCTCGAGATCATCGGCCAATCGAAGGGCATGCAGGAGGTCTACGCCCTCATCCGTCACGTGGCCGATTCCTCGACGACGGTCCTCGTCATCGGGGAGACCGGGACGGGCAAGGAGCTGATCGCAAGGGCCATCCACGCGAGCAGCCCCCGGAGCAAGGGGCCTCTCGTCATGGTCAACTGCGCGGCCATCCCCGAGACCCTCATCGAGAGCGAGCTCTTCGGCCACGAGAAGGGGGCGTTCACCGGCGCCCTGCGGCAGCACCGGGGCCGGTTCGAGGAAGCCCACAACGGCACGATCTTCCTCGACGAGGTGGGAGAGCTCTCCGCAGCGGCCCAGGCCAAGCTCCTGCGGGTCCTCCAGGAGAAGCAGTTCCAGCCGCTGGGCTCGTCGCGGCAGGTGACGACCAACGCCCGTGTGATCGCCGCGACCAACCGGCGCCTGGAGGACTGCGTCGCGGAGGGGAAATTCCGCACGGACCTCTACTACCGCCTCAGCGTGTTCCCCATCTTCCTGCCGCCCCTGAGGGAGCGGGGGAACGACATCATCCTCCTGGCGGATCATTTCGTCATCAAGTATTCGAACAAGCTGAAAAAACCGGTGAAGCGGATCACCAATGCCGTCATCGAGGCCTTCCTGTCGCACCCCTGGCCGGGGAATGTCCGGGAACTGGAGAACTGCATCGAGCGGGCCGTCCTGCTGGCCAAGGGGCCGTCGATCGAGATGATGCACCTGCCCCCGTCGCTGCAGATCGGCAGGGGCGGCCAGACGGCAAGGGACACGGGGAAACTCAACGCCGTGATCGGGGCCCAGGAGCGCTCGATGATCGTCGAGGCCCTGAAGGAGGCCCGGGGCAACCAGAGCCAGGCGGCCCGTCTTCTCGGGACGACCAAACGGATCATCCAGTACAAGATCCGCAAGCTCGGGATCGACCCCGCGAAGTTCAAGGCGGCCAAACGGACGGGCTGATCCCGTCGGAAGGCAAGGAGGACAGGGTTGAACGGCCGGCGGCGGCAGGAACGGAAGGTCAGCTGCTTCGAGTGCAGGCACTTCTTCATCACCCACGAGCCGGCCTGGCCTTACGGCTGCAAGGCCATGGGCTTCAAGTCCCGGGAGATGCCCTCCGACGCCGTGCTGCGCAACTCGGGCGAGCCCTGCCTTTGCCGCGAGCCGCGGCCGTCAGGCCCGCCGAGGGAAAGGGGGTAGCGGCCCCGGACCGCCTGCGACGACGACGTCCCGGGGGTACATTTCTGTTGATTTTCAAAGCGGCGGTGTTATAGGAAACAGAAACCAATGCGTGCCGGGCACGCGGCGCCCGAGCGCCGCACCGGAGGGGTTTGCGGTTTATGGCTCGAAAAAAGACGGTGCAAGCCGAAGGCGAACAGTCCGGCGGCGGGAAGGCCGGCTCCGCGGACAGCAAGATCAGCGCGCTGCTCACAATCAGCCGCGCCATCACGTCCGAAAAATACCTGGAAGACATCCTGCGCCTCATCGTCACCGTGACAGCCGAGGTCATGGGGTCCAAGATCTGTTCCCTCATGCTCATCGACGACGACGGCAAGCTCCACGTCAAGGCGACCCAGAGCATCAGCAAGGAATACAACAAGAAACGGGTCCTCGAGGTCGGCAAGGGCGTCGTCGGCAAGGTGGCCTCAGAGAACCGGCCGGCCATCGTGCGCGACGTGCGGGAGAGCGAGGACTACCTCTACCCGGACATGGCGCGCAAGGAAGGCCTCGTGTCGCTCCTCTCGGTGCCCCTGGCCGTGAAGGGCCGCGTCATCGGCGTCATCAACTGCTACACCTCGCGGCCGCACGACTTCACGGAGTCCGAGGTCACCGTCCTGACCACGATCGCCAACCAGGCCGCCATCGCCATCGAGAACACGGAGCTGCTGGTCCGAAGCCGGGTCATCCAGGAGGAGCTCGAGTCGCGCAAGATCGTCGAGCGGGCAAAGGACATCCTGGCGGCCGAGAACGGCATCGGCGGCGACGAGGCCTACCGGAAAATCCGGGCGATGAGCATGAACATGCGCCGCCCCATGCGGCAGATCGCAGAGGCGATCATCATCTCCCGGGGCGTCCATGAAAGTTCTTGACACGTTTCTGTAACTCTGGTAACGGAACCGTTACTTTTTGGATAAAGGCGTCCAAAGCCGGGCTTTGGGCGCTTTTTTTAATCCCGCAGGAGGACGAGGAAGGAGGACGCGCGTATGAACCTGAGGCAACCCAATGCAAACGAGGCGACGGGGACCTTTAACCGCTCGCGGAGCGTGGTTCCCATGTCCGGTATCTGCACGCGCTGCGTGGACGGCTGCCGGGGCGGCTGCGAGATCTGGCTGTCGACGTTCCGGGGCCGCGAGGTGCTCTACCCCACGGAATTCGGCAACATGACCGCCGGGGCCGACAAGAACTACCCCGTGGACTATTCCCACCTGAGCATCCAGGGCTATGCGGTCGGGGCCTATGGCCTCCCCAAGGGCGTCAAGCCCGGTCCCGACACGGCCGTCTTCCCCGCCGTCGACACCGAGACGGAGTACGGCTGGACGAAAAAGGTCAAGATGAAACTGCCCATCTTCACGGGTGCCCTGGGTTCCACGGAAATCGCCCGCAAGAACTGGGAGCACTTCTCGGCGGGCGCCGCCGTTGCCGGCATCACCATCGTCTGCGGCGAGAACGTCTGCGGCATCGACGTGGGGCTCGAGCGCGGGGCCAACGGCCTCGTGAAAAAGTCCCCCGAGATGGACCGCCGCATCGAGACCTACAAGCGGTACTGGGACGGCTACGGCGAAATCCTCGTCCAGATGAACGTGGAAGACACCCGCCTCGGCGTGGCCGAGTACGTCCTGGAGAAGCACGGCCTCGACACGATCGAGCTCAAGTGGGGTCAGGGCGCCAAGAACATCGGCGGCGAGATCAAGATCCCCTCTCTGGAGCGCGCCCAGGAGCTCAAGCGCCGCGGCTACATCGTCCTGCCCGACCCGACGATGCCGGAGGTCGAGGCGGCCTACAAGGCGGGCGCCATCAAGGAATTCGAGCGCCACAGCCGCCTGGGCTTCGTCACGCGCGAGGGCTTCATGAAGGAAGTCGCGCGCCTGCGCAAGCTCGGCTACAAGCGCATCACCCTCAAGACGGGTGCCTACTCCGCGGTGGAGCTGGCCATGGCGATCCGGTTCTGCTCGGATGCCAAGATCGACCTGCTCACGATCGACGGGGCCCCCGGCGGGACGGGCATGAGCCCCTGGCCCATGATGTGCGAGTGGGGCATCCCCTCGCTGTACCTGCACGCGATGGCCTACGATTTCTGCCAGAAGCTGGCCAAGAAGAAAAAGAGAGTGCCCGACATCGCCTTTGCCGGCGGATTCTCCGACGAGGCGGGCGTGTTCAAGGCCCTCTGCCTGGGCGCCCCCTACGTCAAGGCCGTCTGCATGGGCCGCGCGCTGATGATCCCCGGCATGGTGGGCAAGAACATCGGCGAGTGGATCAAGAACAAGGACCTGCCCAAGACGGTCTCGCGCTACGGCAACACCCTCGAGGAGATCTTCGTGAGCTACGAGGAGCTCCGCAAGAAGTACGGCAAGGAACTCGACTCGATGCCCACGGGCGCCATCGGGTTCTACACCTACGGGACGAAGTTCAAGCAGGGCCTCCAGCAGCTCATGGCGGGAGCCCGCAGCTTCAACCTCTCGCTTCTGGACCGCAAGCATCTCATGTCGCTCACCCGCGAGTGCGAGGAGGTCACGGGGATCCCCTTTGTCATGGAGGCGTACCGCAAGGAGGCCGAGAAGTGGCTCAAGTAGCGTAGCGATCGCGATCCGAAACGGTTCGGGGGGCTGGAACGCACGTTTCAGCCCCCTTTTTTCATTCGCCTTGACAAGGGGCGTGATTGTCCTGCATGGTTGAAAAGCAACCTGCGCAACCGTGGGCAACTTGTACGAGGAGGGATGAACCAGGTGGTCAATCGAGCGGACTGTCCCGAACCGAGGCTCCAAAAGGGCGAAGAGAGACACGGCTTCGCCGTGCTGAGGGTCGAGGCCGTCAGCGACATCGGCTGCACGGCCTACGAGATGGAACACATCGCCACGGGGGCGAAGGTGCTGCACCTCCACGGCGGCGACAGCGAGAACCTCTTCGCCGTCGGGTTCCGCACGCCCCCCTGGGACTCGACGGGCATCGCCCACATCCTGGAGCACACGGTCCTGGCGGGTTCCGAGCGATACCCCGTGAAGGACGCCTTCAACGAGCTGTCGAGGGCCACGCTGCAGACCTTCATCAACGCCTTCACCTACCCCGACAAGACCGTCTACCCCGTGGCGAGCCAGGTCCCCGCCGATTTCTTCAATCTCGCCCGGGTCTACACGGACCTCGTGCTCAGGCCCCGCATCCTGCGGGAGACCTTCCAGCAGGAGGGGCATCACCTGGAGTTTGCCGACCCCGAAGACCCGGCGAGCGGCCTCACCGTCTCGGGGATCGTCTACAACGAGATGAAGGGGGCCTACTCCTCGCCCGAGGCGCTGATGTTCAAGGCCCTCCAGCAGAACCTCTTCCCCGACAACCCCTACGGGTTCGATTCCGGCGGCGACCCGGAGGTGATCCCGCGGCTCACCTGGGAGCAGCTCCGGGAGTTCCACCGGCTCTACTACTCGCCCTCGAACGCCTATTTCTTCCTCTACGGCAACATCCCCACCGAGGAGCACCTGGCCTTCCTGGAGGGCGTTCTCGCCGGGTTCGGCCGGGTCCGGGTCGATTCGGCCATCGGCCTGCAGCCCCGGTGGCCGGCGCCGCGGTCGAGGCGGGACTGCTACCCCATCGCGAAGGCCGACAGCCCGGCGCGGAAGACCGTCGTCAACATGGCCTGGATGACCGCCGAGAACACCGAGCCCGAAGAGGTGCTGCTCCTCCGCATCGTGTCCCACGCGCTGGTCGGCACGGCGGCGGGCCCGCTGCGCAAGGCCCTCGTCGACTCGGGCCTCGGCGAGGACCTGTCGCCCGTCACGGGGCTCGAGTCGGACTTGCGCCAGGTCGTGTTCGGCGTCGGCCTCCGCGGCACCGAGCCCGACAGGCAGGGGGCCATCGAGGCGCTGATCCTCGAGACCCTGGAGGGGATCGCCGATAGGGGGTTCGACCGGGACCTCATCGAGGCGGCCCTGCACCAGGTGGAGTTCCACGGCCGCGAGATCGTCCGGGGCGCCTACCCCTACGGGGTCACCCTCATGGGCCGCGTCTTCCACACGTGGCTCTACGACGGGGACCCCCTCGTGCCCCTGCAGTTCAATGCCCTCATCGAGCGCATCCGGGAGCGCTGGCGGCGTGATCCGGGTCTCTTCCAGCGCGTCGTCCGGAGATGGTTCCTGGACAACCCGCACCGCCTCACCTCCGTAATGGAGCCGAGCCGGACATGCCTGGACGAGGCAGAGGCCCGGTTCAGGCAGCGGATGGCCGAAATCGAGGCGGCCCTGACCGAGAGGGACCGGTCGAGGATCCTCGAAGAGGCCCGGCGCCTCAGGGCGCTGCAGTCCGAGCCCGACTCCCCCGAGGCCCTCGCCACGCTTCCCCGCCTGAGACGCTCCGACATTCCCCGCGAGGCGGAGCGGATCCCCTCCGAAACGGATCGAACCGACGGGATCGACGTCCTGAAGCACGAGATCTTCGGCAACGGCATCGTCTACCTCGATTGCGCCTTCGATGTCTCCCACGTGCCCGAGGAGCTCCAGCCCTGGCTGCCGCTGCTCGGCAAGTTCGCGCGGGGGATGGGTGCCGCAGGGCGGCGGTACGACGAGATGGCGACCCGGATCTCCATGACCATGGGGGCGCTCGGGGTGCAGCTTGCCTCGGGGTTCGGGTGCGACGGGAAGGAGAGCTGGCAGAGGATGGTGTTCCGGATGCGGGCCCTGCACCGCAACATCCCCGAGGCCGTGGGGCTCCTCGGCGACATCCTCGCCGCGGGCGACCTGGCGGACCGCAAGCGGATGGAGGATCTCGTCCTGGAGAAGCGAAACAGCCTGCAGTCGGCGGTCATCCCCTCGGGGCACCTCTTTGCCCAGCGCACGGCGGCCGCGACGCTGACCCTGCCGTCGCTGCGCGACGAGCAGTGGAACGGGCGCATCCAGCTGCGGCTGCTCAACGGCCTGGCGGAGCGATTCTCGGCCGAGCCCCTCATCGAGACCATGGAGCGGCTCCGGGCGCTCGTGTTCGGCCGGGGCCGGCTGCTGATCAACGTGACCGGGGATGCGGAGGGGATCGAACGTCTCCTCAAAGAGATCGGGAACCTGACCGGGCGGCTGGGCGGCGGTTCCTCCGGGGCCGCCACGGCATCGGTGCCGCCGGGCCCCGCGCGGCTCGGGGTGGCCATCGCCGCCCAGGTGTGCTACGTGGCGCAGGTGGCCGTCGCGCCCGGCTATCTCGACCCCTCTTCGGCGGCGCTCGCCGTCGCCTCGAGGGCCCTCTCGAAGGGCTACCTGTACAACCGGATCCGTGTGCAGGGCGGGGCCTACGGGGGCATGTCCCTCTACGATCCTGCCGGGCGGATCTTCTCCTTCCTGTCCTACCGCGACCCTCACCTGGAGGAGACGCTGAAGGTCTACGAGGGGGCCGCGCGGCACCTGCTCGACGCGGGGATCGATGCCGAAGAGCTGGAGAAGACCGTCATCGGGACCCTCGGCACCCTGGACCGGCCCTCCGACCCGGCGGGCAAGGGGTACCTCGCCATGGTCCGCCACTTTTCGGGGATCACCGACGCCGACCGTCAGGCCTTCCGGGACCGGGTCCTCGCCATGACCCCCGAGGAGCTCCTGCGGGCCGTCCGCGAGGTCCTCCTCCCTGCGCTCGGTGCGTCCTCCGTGGCGGTCTATGCGGGCGAGGAACGGCTCGCGCGGGCCCGGCAGACGGCGGTGCCGGACCTCGTCATCGAGCCGCTGATGGGGTGATTTCCGGGGCGTGCCGCCCCGGAAGAGAGGCTGAGAGGGTAAGAGGGCAAGAAGGTAAGAAGTTTGGATAAGCCGGCGGGCTATCGCATGCTGAAAGCCCCTCCAACCTTCTCACCGTCTCACCTTCTTACCTTCTGCCGGGTTGATACCCCTCATCCCGGTCGCATGGGACTGAGGGCCCCCGGAAATGCAACCCGGGGAGCCTGCGGCACAGAAATTGCTCATTTCTCAGCCCGACAGGCCGAGGGGTTTCCTTCCCCCAGGCGGGTTTCACCTCACGGTCGGAGGACTCGACTTGGACAACCGC
This region includes:
- a CDS encoding phosphoenolpyruvate synthase — its product is MRTFSLVSTGIKGLDHVIGHLQTGDNVVLQVDSIEDYRGFVSPFVKEALENNRRVVYMRFARHAPLLEETRRVAVYKLNPDAGFESFSTQVHNIIRQEGRDVFYVFDSLSDLLLAWATDMMIGNFFVITCPYLFELNTVAYFAILRGRHSFKTVARIRETTQVLIDVHNSEGKTCVHPLKCWQRYSLTMFLPHIREGEDFVPIVNSADAARLFAHLADRSAVDAERHLDYWDRLFLKAREIAGDESAAGERQTLVDQLSRVLIGREKRMLSLVREHFTLEDLLDIKDRLIGTGFIGGKAVGMLLARNILRRDRDFDWQTHLELHDSYFVGSDVFYSYIVHNGWWKTLMAHKTREGYFESGRELRSRMLAGTFPREVTEQFQRMLEHFGQSPIIVRSSSLLEDSFGNAFAGKYESYFCVNQGTPERRYEIFEETVRRVFASTMNEEALTYRLQRGLDRHDEQMALLVQRVSGTHRKHYFFPEVSGVGLSYNPFIWKQGLDPRAGMLRIVLGLGTRAVNRVENDYPRIVALDAPLVKPHAGITEARRFSQHEVDLLNLEDNRFHTLSLRQVVQEGLNVRLDLIGVRDEESPGPARADGRPGEDAWILTFDELLSATDFTAVMSRMLRALESVYRCPVDVEFTANFDNEGRLRVNVLQCRPFQTKGQDVQVEIPERIPRKRILLRQVGNFMGGSVSQSIARIVYVDPKAYTKLPLSQKYDVARLVGRINSLIERREDMPTAVFGPGRWGTNTPAMGVPVKFSEISKISVIAEIAYRDGTLIPDLSFGTHLFQDLIETDIFYLAIYPEREGVFFNGDWLEGLPNRLADLLPQEDRFAGVVRVCDVRDRDLRLVSDVVSQRLICYCAS
- a CDS encoding FMN-binding glutamate synthase family protein — translated: MNLRQPNANEATGTFNRSRSVVPMSGICTRCVDGCRGGCEIWLSTFRGREVLYPTEFGNMTAGADKNYPVDYSHLSIQGYAVGAYGLPKGVKPGPDTAVFPAVDTETEYGWTKKVKMKLPIFTGALGSTEIARKNWEHFSAGAAVAGITIVCGENVCGIDVGLERGANGLVKKSPEMDRRIETYKRYWDGYGEILVQMNVEDTRLGVAEYVLEKHGLDTIELKWGQGAKNIGGEIKIPSLERAQELKRRGYIVLPDPTMPEVEAAYKAGAIKEFERHSRLGFVTREGFMKEVARLRKLGYKRITLKTGAYSAVELAMAIRFCSDAKIDLLTIDGAPGGTGMSPWPMMCEWGIPSLYLHAMAYDFCQKLAKKKKRVPDIAFAGGFSDEAGVFKALCLGAPYVKAVCMGRALMIPGMVGKNIGEWIKNKDLPKTVSRYGNTLEEIFVSYEELRKKYGKELDSMPTGAIGFYTYGTKFKQGLQQLMAGARSFNLSLLDRKHLMSLTRECEEVTGIPFVMEAYRKEAEKWLK
- a CDS encoding peptidase M16, with product MVNRADCPEPRLQKGEERHGFAVLRVEAVSDIGCTAYEMEHIATGAKVLHLHGGDSENLFAVGFRTPPWDSTGIAHILEHTVLAGSERYPVKDAFNELSRATLQTFINAFTYPDKTVYPVASQVPADFFNLARVYTDLVLRPRILRETFQQEGHHLEFADPEDPASGLTVSGIVYNEMKGAYSSPEALMFKALQQNLFPDNPYGFDSGGDPEVIPRLTWEQLREFHRLYYSPSNAYFFLYGNIPTEEHLAFLEGVLAGFGRVRVDSAIGLQPRWPAPRSRRDCYPIAKADSPARKTVVNMAWMTAENTEPEEVLLLRIVSHALVGTAAGPLRKALVDSGLGEDLSPVTGLESDLRQVVFGVGLRGTEPDRQGAIEALILETLEGIADRGFDRDLIEAALHQVEFHGREIVRGAYPYGVTLMGRVFHTWLYDGDPLVPLQFNALIERIRERWRRDPGLFQRVVRRWFLDNPHRLTSVMEPSRTCLDEAEARFRQRMAEIEAALTERDRSRILEEARRLRALQSEPDSPEALATLPRLRRSDIPREAERIPSETDRTDGIDVLKHEIFGNGIVYLDCAFDVSHVPEELQPWLPLLGKFARGMGAAGRRYDEMATRISMTMGALGVQLASGFGCDGKESWQRMVFRMRALHRNIPEAVGLLGDILAAGDLADRKRMEDLVLEKRNSLQSAVIPSGHLFAQRTAAATLTLPSLRDEQWNGRIQLRLLNGLAERFSAEPLIETMERLRALVFGRGRLLINVTGDAEGIERLLKEIGNLTGRLGGGSSGAATASVPPGPARLGVAIAAQVCYVAQVAVAPGYLDPSSAALAVASRALSKGYLYNRIRVQGGAYGGMSLYDPAGRIFSFLSYRDPHLEETLKVYEGAARHLLDAGIDAEELEKTVIGTLGTLDRPSDPAGKGYLAMVRHFSGITDADRQAFRDRVLAMTPEELLRAVREVLLPALGASSVAVYAGEERLARARQTAVPDLVIEPLMG
- a CDS encoding GAF and ANTAR domain-containing protein; amino-acid sequence: MARKKTVQAEGEQSGGGKAGSADSKISALLTISRAITSEKYLEDILRLIVTVTAEVMGSKICSLMLIDDDGKLHVKATQSISKEYNKKRVLEVGKGVVGKVASENRPAIVRDVRESEDYLYPDMARKEGLVSLLSVPLAVKGRVIGVINCYTSRPHDFTESEVTVLTTIANQAAIAIENTELLVRSRVIQEELESRKIVERAKDILAAENGIGGDEAYRKIRAMSMNMRRPMRQIAEAIIISRGVHESS
- a CDS encoding sigma 54-interacting transcriptional regulator, translated to MSSHTFEELAALHAIAKALAQPWDLRDQLERVLAEMSTRLGMQRGMISLLDRDSGEAMLEVAHGVDLEGMEVTYRAGEGVTGKVAQTGRPIAVPSLGRDSLFLDRTGARRHLKNRDELAFLCVPIIYDSRVVGILSADKAAAEVADMDRELAVLSSVAELIAKAVHFLALEDENRRLRRMVSPGDGAGLEIIGQSKGMQEVYALIRHVADSSTTVLVIGETGTGKELIARAIHASSPRSKGPLVMVNCAAIPETLIESELFGHEKGAFTGALRQHRGRFEEAHNGTIFLDEVGELSAAAQAKLLRVLQEKQFQPLGSSRQVTTNARVIAATNRRLEDCVAEGKFRTDLYYRLSVFPIFLPPLRERGNDIILLADHFVIKYSNKLKKPVKRITNAVIEAFLSHPWPGNVRELENCIERAVLLAKGPSIEMMHLPPSLQIGRGGQTARDTGKLNAVIGAQERSMIVEALKEARGNQSQAARLLGTTKRIIQYKIRKLGIDPAKFKAAKRTG
- a CDS encoding uracil-DNA glycosylase — encoded protein: MNGRRRQERKVSCFECRHFFITHEPAWPYGCKAMGFKSREMPSDAVLRNSGEPCLCREPRPSGPPRERG